In the genome of Chaetodon auriga isolate fChaAug3 chromosome 15, fChaAug3.hap1, whole genome shotgun sequence, one region contains:
- the nipal4 gene encoding magnesium transporter NIPA4: MRDVQLNNETCTNGSVLRLWCGAQSAVCVVPGAQPLFHPHPDNSTQTAGLQTNAAYNQWLGLTLALLSAFLIGGSVILKKKALLRLAATGHTRAGDGGHGYLKDWLWWGGLLTMGAGEACNFAAYMFAPATLVTPLGALSVLISAVLSSHLLGEVLNVVGKLGCLLCVLGSILLVIHAPQEQEVTSLQEMTNKLLEPGFLVYMSAVLVLCAVLVLYFSPRVGRSNILVYISICSLLGAFTVSSVKGLAIAINTVFYDISVLASPLTWILLLTLIVSIITQVNYLNKSLDTFNTLLVYPIYYVLFTSVVLSTSIILFQEWRSMATVDVVTTLGAFLVIVVGVAMLHLFKEMQVTMRELTNQLSQPVERVGLADEISANRQAEGDGGQRRRNKKEDKYGLMDNMVIESLPPMREEGPRVFIIS; the protein is encoded by the exons ATGCGAGATGTTCAGCTGAATAATGAGACGTGCACGAACG gctctgTGCTCAGGCTGTGGTGCGGCGCTCAGTCTGCGGTGTGTGTCGTCCCTGGAGCTCAACCGCTGTTCCACCCACATCCAGACAACAGCACTCAGACAGCAG GTTTGCAGACAAATGCTGCTTACAACCAATGGCTGGGCCTGACTCTGGCCCTGCTGTCCGCCTTCCTGATTGGTGGCAGCGTCATTCTAAAGAAGAAAGCTCTCCTCCGATTGGCTGCCACCGGTCACACCAGGGCAG gtgatgGAGGTCATGGCTACCTGAAGGACTGGCTGTGGTGGGGAGGCTTGTTAACCA tggGAGCAGGAGAAGCCTGTAACTTCGCCGCCTACATGTTTGCTCCGGCCACACTGGTGACTCCGCTGGGCGCTCTGAGTGTCCTCATCAG tgcagttctgtcctctcacctgttGGGGGAGGTGTTGAACGTGGTGGGGAAGCTCGGCTGTCTGCTGTGCGTGCTGGGAAGCATCTTGTTGGTTATCCACGCCccacaggaacaggaagtgacatcactaCAGGAAATGACCAACAAGTTGCTGGAGCCTG gTTTCCTGGTGTACATGTCGGCAGTGTTGGTTCTGTGTGCGGTTCTCGTGCTGTATTTCTCTCCTCGGGTCGGTCGCTCTAACATCCTCGTCTACATCAGCATCTGCTCGCTGCTCGGAGCCTTCACCGTCTCCTCCGTGAAGGGCCTCGCCATCGCCATCAACACCG tgTTTTATGATATTTCAGTGCTTGCTAGTCCTCTCACCTGGATCCTGCTGCTCACTCTCATCGTCTCCATAATAACACAG GTGAACTACCTGAACAAGTCTCTGGACACCTTCAACACCCTGCTGGTCTACCCCATCTACTACGTCCTCTTCACCTCCGTGGTTCTGTCCAcctccatcatcctcttccAGGAGTGGAGGAGCATGGCGACCGTGGATGTGGTGACAACGCTGGGAGCCTTCCTGGTCATCGTGGTGGGCGTGGCCATGCTCCACCTCTTCAAAGAGATGCAG GTGACTATGAGggagctgaccaatcagctgtctcaGCCGGTGGAGAGGGTGGGGCTCGCGGATGAGATTTCAGCCAATAGACAagcagagggagatggaggacagagaaggaggaatAAAAAAGAGGATAAATACGGACTGATGGACAACATGGTGATAGAGAGTCTTCCTCCTATGAGAGAGGAGGGACCGAGAgtcttcatcatcagctga
- the ins gene encoding insulin: MAALWLQSVSLLILLIVSWPGSQAVAPPQHLCGSHLVDALYLVCGDRGFFYNPKRDVDPLLGFLPSKAGGAAAAGGDNEVAEYAFKDQMEMMVKRGIVEQCCHRPCNIFDLQNYCN, encoded by the exons ATGGCGGCTCTGTGGctccagtctgtctctctgctgatCTTACTGATCGTTTCCTGGCCGGGCTCACAGGCCGTCGCGCCCCCTCAGCACCTGTGCGGCTCTCACCTGGTCGACGCCCTCTACCTGGTCTGTGGGGACAGAGGCTTCTTCTACAACCCCAAGAGAGACGTGGACCCTCTGCTGG GTTTCCTCCCTTCGAAGGCTGGCGGAGCTGCGGCGGCGGGTGGCGACAACGAGGTGGCCGAGTACGCCTTCAAGGaccagatggagatgatggtgaAGCGAGGCATCGTGGAGCAGTGCTGCCACAGACCCTGCAACATCTTCGACCTGCAGAACTACTGCAACTGA